A region of Lycium barbarum isolate Lr01 chromosome 1, ASM1917538v2, whole genome shotgun sequence DNA encodes the following proteins:
- the LOC132611333 gene encoding AT-hook motif nuclear-localized protein 22-like, whose translation MDEEGDPMNRRPRGRPAGSKNKPKPPIIINRDSANALRTHIIEIADGCDVMESVSNFSRRRQRGVCIMSGTGNVTNVNLKQPASPGEIVTLHGRFEILSLSGSFLPPPAPPTASGLTIYLAGGQGQVVGGSVVGTLMASGPVVIMAASFSNAAYERLPLEEDDQNPLPMPSLGSPGGQQQQQHQQQQLLGDPSMFHGTPPPNLLNSIQLPPEGYWSTGRPPF comes from the coding sequence ATGGATGAGGAAGGAGATCCGATGAACCGAAGGCCAAGAGGCAGGCCCGCCGGATCAAAAAACAAGCCCAAGCCTCCCATTATCATCAACCGAGACAGCGCCAATGCCCTCCGAACACATATCATCGAAATCGCGGACGGTTGTGATGTAATGGAAAGCGTTTCCAATTTTTCCAGGAGAAGGCAAAGGGGAGTGTGTATCATGAGTGGAACGGGCAATGTTACTAATGTCAACTTAAAACAACCAGCCTCACCTGGTGAGATTGTAACTCTACATGGTCGATTCGAGATCTTATCATTATCTGGATCATTTCTtccacctccagctcctccaacAGCTTCAGGGTTGACTATTTATTTAGCTGGAGGACAAGGACAAGTGGTAGGAGGAAGTGTTGTGGGGACGCTTATGGCGTCTGGGCCTGTGGTTATTATGGCTGCTTCGTTTAGTAATGCTGCTTATGAAAGGCTTCCATTGGAAGAGGATGATCAGAATCCACTTCCAATGCCTTCACTAGGATCTCCTGGAggacagcagcagcagcaacaccaacaacaacaattactAGGTGACCCATCGATGTTTCATGGAACGCCGCCACCAAATCTTCTCAACTCCATTCAGTTACCTCCAGAGGGCTATTGGTCAACAGGCCGACCTCCATTTTAA